The Primulina huaijiensis isolate GDHJ02 chromosome 12, ASM1229523v2, whole genome shotgun sequence genome has a window encoding:
- the LOC140989217 gene encoding WRKY transcription factor 55-like, whose amino-acid sequence MENFLETMILHGCNLAKILEHNLPNLANQPDILVKSCEEIVSVFRNVRETVLSVGQMGVQELHGIGIGGGIREHAMDSLDARAIAGVGSAYIRHVDDVPESGEMKGMPLHDQRRQRQLCLEFMMFGEMSGVIGGDIMGGSSGGIGGQTPLDFSSASSSQTQGRRKNEVDKVVKKVAAPQMGNNETPPEDGFKWKKYGQKEILGHAYPRSYYICTQQKLRNCPAKKQVQRLDNEPFVFEVTYRNNHICRVPSASDAAPVQFPPSTTAQSPPLPPFPTSLMATTQFLSTNIFRHLGGVPASSGGVEAGSSGGRGQFHEFQQVADMADAMFNSGISRSNSMDLIFSSLDDHKWDFGTTEEASDLIKDR is encoded by the exons ATGGAGAATTTCTTAGAAACAATGATTTTACATGGGTGTAATTTGGCTAAAATTCTTGAACATAACTTGCCAAATCTAGCAAACCAACCAGATATTCTGGTGAAATCATGCGAAGAAATAGTTTCTGTATTCAGAAACGTGAGAGAAACAGTGCTTTCTGTGGGGCAAATGGGTGTTCAAGAGCTGCATGGAATCGGGATTGGAGGGGGGATTCGAGAGCATGCAATGGATTCGCTTGATGCTCGAGCAATCGCAGGAGTTGGAAGCGCGTATATTAGACACGTCGATGACGTGCCGGAGAGCGGTGAAATGAAAGGAATGCCGCTTCATGATCAACGGCGGCAGCGGCAGCTGTGCTTGGAGTTCATGATGTTCGGTGAAATGAGCGGCGTAATTGGAGGGGATATAATGGGTGGTTCGAGCGGAGGAATTGGCGGACAGACTCCACTGGATTTCAGCTCAGCTTCCTCTTCTCAGACACAGGGGAGGAG GAAGAATGAAGTTGACAAAGTAGTGAAAAAGGTAGCTGCTCCTCAAATGGGTAACAACGAAACTCCGCCTGAAGATGGTTTTAAATGGAAGAAATACGGTCAAAAAGAAATCTTGGGACACGCCTATCCGAG GAGTTACTACATATGCACACAACAGAAACTACGCAATTGCCCCGCCAAGAAGCAAGTCCAACGACTCGACAACGAGCCCTTTGTATTCGAGGTTACATATCGAAACAACCACATCTGCCGCGTGCCCTCCGCCTCCGACGCAGCGCCGGTTCAGTTCCCACCCTCCACCACCGCACAGTCGCCGCCACTGCCACCTTTTCCTACATCACTGATGGCCACGACTCAGTTTCTCTCCACGAATATCTTCCGACACCTTGGAGGTGTTCCTGCTAGCTCCGGCGGAGTGGAGGCTGGAAGCAGCGGCGGTCGCGGGCAGTTCCACGAGTTTCAGCAGGTGGCGGATATGGCCGATGCGATGTTTAATTCTGGTATCAGCAGAAGCAATAGCATGGATCTTATCTTCTCCTCCCTTGATGATCATAAGTGGGACTTTGGGACTACGGAAGAAGCTAGTGATTTAATCAAAGATAGATAA
- the LOC140989337 gene encoding transcription elongation factor TFIIS-like has translation MENELIELFESAKRAADMADNSPGEVDRCVDAIKRLKKFPVNYQVLVSTQVGKRLRQLTKHKSDKIKSLASDVVEIWKGIIVKETMKTNNGSISNDKSVKAEPSAGAETNEHKKIQRTNSIKIEQKSMNKHVMVDSYSGAPNSDKLVKSEITASLKSEKNELVQSTKNAAGEHMQVNLKVKEKTSSEIRKQASNPVGPPKLSSLVYCKDSTRDKLREILAEALCKVSGEVDDEFREKAVACDPYRVAVLVETAMFEKWGKSTGAQKFKYRSIIFNIKDPQNPDFRRKVLLGDIEPHAITELTPEDMASDARQIQNEKIKEKALFNSQRGGPPKASTNEFTCGRCKKKETTYYQLQTRSADEPMTTFVTCVNCNNRWKF, from the exons ATGGAGAATGAGCTGATTGAGCTTTTTGAGTCAGCAAAGAGAGCCGCGGATATGGCAGATAATTCACCGGGAGAAGTGGATCGGTGTGTTGATGCGATAAAAAGGCTCAAGAAGTTCCCTGTCAATTATCAAGTACTTGTATCAACACAG gtcGGCAAACGTCTCCGCCAACTGACAAAACATAAAAGCGACAAGATCAAATCTTTGGCTTCTGATGTGGTTGAAATTTGGAAGGGTATAATTGTTAAGGAAACAATGAAAACCAATAATGGGAGTATTAGCAATGACAAATCTGTGAAAGCTGAACCTTCCGCTGGTGCCGAAACTAACGAGCACAAGAAGATTCAGAGAACAAACTCTATTAAAATAGAGCAAAAATCCATGAACAAACATGTGATGGTTGATAGTTACTCTGGCGCACCAAATTCTGACAAACTAGTGAAGTCAGAAATTACAGCTAGCCttaaaagtgaaaaaaatgAACTTGTCCAGAGTACAAAGAATGCAGCTGGAGAACACATGCAGGTTAACCTGAAAGTTAAAGAGAAAACAAGTTCTGAAATACGGAAACAGGCATCAAACCCGGTTGGCCCGCCAAAGCTTTCTTCTCTTGTTTACTGCAAAGATTCAACAAGGGACAAACTCCGAGAAATTCTTGCAGAGGCTTTGTGCAAAGTTTCTGGTGAAGTTGATGATGAATTCAGAGAAAAGGCAGTTGCATGTGACCCTTACCGAGTTGCTGTTCTAGTGGAGACTGCAATGTTTGAGAAATGGGGCAAATCAACTGGTGCCCAGAAGTTCAAATACCGGTCCATTATTTTCAACATTAAGGATCCACAGAACCCAGATTTTCGTAGAAAAGTCTTGCTTGGGGATATCGAACCTCATGCCATTACTGAATTGACGCCAGAGGATATGGCTAGTGACGCAAGGCAAATTcagaatgaaaaaataaaagagaaagcATTGTTTAACAGTCAGCGTGGAGGGCCTCCAAAGGCGAGCACGAATGAGTTCACCTGTGGTAGGTGCAAGAAGAAGGAGACTACTTACTACCAGTTGCAGACGAGGAGTGCTGATGAGCCCATGACCACATTCGTAACGTGCGTAAACTGCAATAATCGCTGGAAGTTTTGA
- the LOC140990099 gene encoding uncharacterized protein, translating to MQCISLLEEIKKCKAEVIEKEKLQEEQEINRQVDIERVKAEVFSKNLLIDTLEKDLDMLKLKCDMLMSDKDGLNAKLHALSAYLSFRGNEIQLLESNVHRLQSENARLYADSETAKKLKSELESRIEELQKEVGQQRILIADGAEEKREAIRQLCFAIEHYRCEYKELARIMLLSKILSQLPGLFPKANNYIQLSRELRDIDVSR from the exons ATGCAATGTATATCATTATTAGAAGAGATCAAGAAATGCAAAGCTGAGGTAATAGAGAAGGAAAAATTGCAAGAAGAACAGGAAATCAATAGGCAAGTTGATATTGAGCGTGTGAAGGCTGAGGTATTCagcaaaaatttattaatagaCACATTGGAGAAAGATCTTGACATGTTGAAACTGAAATGCGACATGCTTATGTCTGATAAAGATGGGCTCAATGCCAAGTTACATGCACTAAGTGCTTACCTAAGTTTTCGCGGCAACGAAATTCAATTATTGGAGTCCAATGTGCATCGCCTCCAATCTGAGAACGCAAGGCTATATGCAGATTCTGAAACAGCGAAAAAGCTAAAATCAGAACTTGAATCAAGAATCGAGGAGTTGCAGAAAGAGGTGGGACAGCAGAGAATCTTGATCGCAGATGGAGCCGAGGAGAAAAGGGAGGCCATAAGGCAGCTGTGCTTTGCAATAGAGCACTATAGATGTGAGTATAAAGAACTCGCAA GAATTATGCTGCTATCAAAGATTCTTAGTCAGTTACCAGGTCTGTTCCCCAAAGCCAACAATTATATCCAGCTCTCGCGAGAACTGAGAGATATTGATGTTTCGAGATGA
- the LOC140989576 gene encoding uncharacterized protein: MANEVKKSDLPRWNCDICLENSVWLAENVHVVDQRVSEMLLLTEHDEELSSEMADNQLKQPELIAHIKEISLRHHLLADRYAKFTEILHDHDQYGSHQCIYLITPVKDQRMQKFEGQCADSDLSLSSGGEISVVSPNEGSKSSSLSSDSDSESFNSSPNEILSSVPSGKMVKHKSVTKTRKEYAANSKEIRERPEIEMLLKQISEYQQEVKFSDNKLLLLEEEIVNLKSELQKNEPIAAIMCDLEAKLLSAKNRIKFYEAQSEMENTKALKLQREITHLEAELESEKRQVMDLQDE, from the exons ATGGCAAATGAGGTGAAGAAGTCAGATTTGCCAAGGTGGAATTGCGATATTTGCCTGGAGAATTCTGTTTGGCTTGCAGAAAATGTCCACG TTGTAGATCAGAGGGTCAGCGAAATGCTATTGTTGACTGAACACGATGAAGAACTTTCGTCGGAGATGGCTGACAATCAGTTGAAGCAGCCTGAGTTAATTGCTCATATCAAGGAAATCTCCCTCAGGCACCATTTGCTTGCTGACCGCTATGCAAAGTTTACTGAAATATTGCATGATCATGACCAGTATGGTTCCCATCAATGTATCTACTTGATTACACCAGTTAAGGATCAGCGAATGCAAAAATTTGAAGGCCAATGTGCTGATTCTGATTTGTCGTTAAGCTCTGGTGGTGAAATTTCTGTTGTATCTCCAAACGAAGGCTCAAAATCTTCATCGTTGTCGTCTGATTCTGATTCAGAATCATTTAACTCGTCTCCTAATGAGATCTTGAGTTCAGTTCCTTCTGGCAAAATGGTGAAACATAAATCTGTAACTAAGACCAGGAAGGAATATGCAGCAAACAGCAAAGAAATCAGAGAACGCCCAGAAATCGAAATGCTACTGAAGCAAATCTCGGAGTATCAACAAGAGGTAAAGTTCTCTGACAACAAACTTCTGTTATTAGAAGAAGAAATTGTCAACTTGAAGAGCGAACTGCAGAAGAACGAACCCATCGCTGCCATAATGTGTGATTTGGAAGCTAAGCTCCTGTCAGCTAAGAATCGGATTAAGTTTTACGAGGCTCAAAGTGAAATGGAAAACACAAAGGCTTTGAAACTTCAAAGGGAAATAACCCATTTGGAAGCCGAGTTAGAGTCAGAGAAAAGGCAAGTTATGGACTTGCAGGATGagtga
- the LOC140989503 gene encoding small ribosomal subunit protein eS27y, whose amino-acid sequence MVLSNDIDLLNPPAELEKRKHKLKRLVQSPNSFFMDVKCQGCFNITTVFSHSQTVVVCGNCQTVLCQPTGGRARLTEGCSFRRKGD is encoded by the exons ATG GTTCTTTCAAACGATATCGATTTGCTGAATCCGCCTGCTGAGCTTGAGAAGAGGAAGCATAAGTTGAAACGTCTCGTCCAATCGCCAAATTCATTCTTTATG GATGTGAAGTGTCAAGGTTGCTTTAATAT AACCACCGTGTTTAGCCATTCACAAACGGTTGTGGTCTGCGGTAACTGCCAGACGGTGTTGTGCCAACCCACCGGAGGGCGAGCTAGGCTCACCGAGGGTTGTTCCTTCCGGAGGAAGGGCGATTGA